The Pantoea trifolii nucleotide sequence ACCATTGCAACCACAGCACTGTTCGCAGAAGGCATCACGCTGATGCGCAACATCTATAACTGGCGCGTAAAAGAGACCGATCGTCTGGCGGCGATGGCGACTGAGTTGCGCAAAGTCGGTGCTGAAGTGGAAGAAGGGCACGACTTTATTCGTGTGACACCGCCGGCTCATTTGCAACATGCGGATATCGGTACCTATAACGATCACCGCATGGCGATGTGCTTCGCGCTGGTGGCTCTGTCTGATACGCCGGTAACTATTCTCGATCCGGGCTGTACCGCGAAAACCTTCCCAAGCTATTTCCAGCAATTGGCGAAAATCAGTCATACTTCCTGATCGTCTAACCCGGCGCACTATGCCGGGTTACTTTGCTCTCCTTTGGCCTTATCAGGCGGAAATTGTTCTGAATCTGTCTATATTTCTAGCGCTGTCTACGCTAAAGGGTAACTAACCTGATGCAGGCAGCGTATAATGCCGCGCAATCCAGGCGGCCTAGAAGGGCTGACAATAAGCACGCAGCAACAGGAGAGAACAATGACGGCAATCGCCCCGGTTATTACCATCGATGGGCCAAGTGGCGCGGGTAAAGGGACTTTATGTAAAGCGATGGCGGAGTCGTTGCAGTGGCACTTACTGGATTCTGGCGCTATTTATCGCGTTTTAGCATTGGCTGCACTTCACCATCAGGTGGATATTGAGTCAGAAGAAGCATTAGTTCCGATTGCCGCGCATCTTGATGTGCGTTTTCTGTCGGTTAACGGTGAAATGCAGGTGGTGCTTGAAGGTGAAGATGTCACCGGTGAAATCCGCACGCAAGAAGTGAGCAACACCGCATCGCGCGTAGCCGCTTTTCCGCGGGTGCGTGAAGCGCTGCTTCGTCGCCAACGCGCCTTCCGCGAGGAGCCCGGTTTAATCGCTGATGGACGCGATATGGGAACCGTGGTTTTCCCAGATGCGCCGGTGAAAATTTTCCTCGACGCCAGCTCGGAAGAGCGTGCGCATCGCCGTATGCTACAGTTGCAGGAGAAGGGCTTTAATGTTAACTTTGATCGCCTTTTATCCGAGATAAAGGAACGCGACGACCGCGATCGTAATCGTGCCATCGCACCTTTAGTGCCTGCCACAGATGCTCTGGTACTGGATTCAACCAGTATGTCGATTGAGCAAGTGATTGAAAAGGCGCTTGATTATGCCAAGCAGAAGCTGGGCATTTAATCTTTCGGCAACCGAATTGCTGTAACCCTGTACCAAGGACCCGGTGCAGGGCATGTGAAACAACCCCATCCGACAATGAAGTCAGGTGGACGTTAAATTGAAGAATCCTAAGATTATCAATATGACTGAATCTTTTGCTCAACTCTTTGAAGAGTCCCTGAAAGAAATCGAAACCCGTCCGGGTTCCATCGTTCGTGGCGTTGTTGTCTCTATCGACAAAGACGTAGTTCTGGTTGATGCGGGTCTGAAATCTGAATCTGCAATTCCTGCAGAGCAGTTCAAGAACGCAGCCGGCGAACTGGAAATCCAGGTAGGCGACGAAGTTGACGTTGCGCTGGACGCAGTAGAAGACGGCTTCGGTGAAACCCTGCTGTCCCGTGAGAAAGCTAAACGTCACGAAGCTTGGATCACGCTGGAAAAAGCTTACGAAGACGCTGAAACTGTTACCGGTGTTATCAACGGCAAAGTTAAAGGTGGCTTCACAGTTGAGCTGAACGGTATTCGTGCGTTCCTGCCAGGTTCACTGGTAGACGTTCGTCCGGTTCGCGATACTCTGCACCTGGAAGGCAAAGAGCTTGAATTCAAAGTAATCAAGCTTGATCAGAAACGTAACAACGTCGTGGTTTCACGTCGTGCAGTTATCGAATCTGAGAACAGTGCTGAGCGCGATCAGCTGCTGGAAAACCTGCAGGAAGGCATGGAAGTTAAAGGTATCGTTAAGAACCTCACTGACTACGGTGCATTCGTGGATCTGGGCGGCGTTGACGGCCTGCTGCACATTACCGATATGGCTTGGAAACGCGTTAAGCATCCGAGCGAAATCGTCAACGTGGGCGACGAAATCACTGTTAAAGTGCTGAAGTTCGACCGCGAGCGTACCCGTGTATCTCTGGGCCTGAAACAGCTGGGCGAAGATCCTTGGGTGGCTATCGCTAAGCGCTATCCAGAAGGCACACGCCTGACTGGTCGTGTAACCAACCTGACTGATTACGGCTGCTTCGTAGAAATCGAAGAAGGCGTTGAAGGTCTGGTACACGTTTCTGAAATGGACTGGACCAACAAAAACATCCATCCGTCTAAAGTTGTAAACGTAGGCGATGTGGTTGAAGTAATGGTTCTGGACATCGATGAAGAGCGTCGTCGTATCTCCCTGGGTCTGAAGCAGTGCAAATCTAACCCATGGCAGCTGTTCGCTGAGACCCACAACAAAGGCGATCGCGTTGAAGGTAAAATCAAGTCGATCACTGACTTCGGTATCTTCATCGGCCTGGACGGTGGCATCGACGGTCTGGTTCACCTGTCTGACATCTCCTGGAACGCGACTGGCGAAGAAGCCGTTCGTGAGTACAAAAAAGGCGACGAAATCGCTGCCGTTGTACTGCAGGTTGATGCAGAGCGCGAGCGCATCTCTCTGGGCGTGAAGCAGTTGGCTGAAGATCCATTCAACAACTACATCACCCTGAACAAGAAAGGCGCTATCGTGACTGGTAAAGTCACTGCAGTTGACGCTAAAGGTGCTACAGTAGAATTAGCTGACGGCGTAGAGGGTTACCTGCGCGCTTCTGAAGCTTCTCTGGACCGCATCGAAGATGCAACTCTGGTTCTGAGTGTTGGCGACGACGTTGAAGCTAAATTCACCGGCGTTGACCGTAAGAACCGCGTTGTGAGCCTGTCTGTTCGTGCTAAAGACCAGGCTGATGAGAAAGAAGCTATCAACACTGTTAACACCAAACAGGATGAAGGCAGCAACTTCTCTAGCGCGATGGCTGAAGCGTTCAAAGCGGCTAAAGGCGAGTAATCGACCTAAGGCACCGGACGATGAAAATCGTCCGGTTTCGGTAAAAGCTGTCATACCTTTCCCAATAAGGATTAACCGGAGGTTACATGACCAAGTCAGAACTTATTGAAAGACTTGCTGGCCAGCATACTCATATTCCGGCGAAAGTCGTTGAGGATGCGGTCAAAGAGATGCTTGAGCACATGGCCACTACGTTGGCCCAGGGCGAGCGCATTGAAATCCGGGGATTCGGCAGCTTTTCTTTGCATTACCGTGCACCGCGTACGGGTCGTAACCCGAAAACGGGTGACAAAGTGGATCTGGAAGGTAAATACGTTCCCCACTTTAAGCCGGGCAAAGAATTGCGTGACCGTGCGAACATCTACGGCTAA carries:
- the cmk gene encoding (d)CMP kinase, yielding MTAIAPVITIDGPSGAGKGTLCKAMAESLQWHLLDSGAIYRVLALAALHHQVDIESEEALVPIAAHLDVRFLSVNGEMQVVLEGEDVTGEIRTQEVSNTASRVAAFPRVREALLRRQRAFREEPGLIADGRDMGTVVFPDAPVKIFLDASSEERAHRRMLQLQEKGFNVNFDRLLSEIKERDDRDRNRAIAPLVPATDALVLDSTSMSIEQVIEKALDYAKQKLGI
- the rpsA gene encoding 30S ribosomal protein S1 → MTESFAQLFEESLKEIETRPGSIVRGVVVSIDKDVVLVDAGLKSESAIPAEQFKNAAGELEIQVGDEVDVALDAVEDGFGETLLSREKAKRHEAWITLEKAYEDAETVTGVINGKVKGGFTVELNGIRAFLPGSLVDVRPVRDTLHLEGKELEFKVIKLDQKRNNVVVSRRAVIESENSAERDQLLENLQEGMEVKGIVKNLTDYGAFVDLGGVDGLLHITDMAWKRVKHPSEIVNVGDEITVKVLKFDRERTRVSLGLKQLGEDPWVAIAKRYPEGTRLTGRVTNLTDYGCFVEIEEGVEGLVHVSEMDWTNKNIHPSKVVNVGDVVEVMVLDIDEERRRISLGLKQCKSNPWQLFAETHNKGDRVEGKIKSITDFGIFIGLDGGIDGLVHLSDISWNATGEEAVREYKKGDEIAAVVLQVDAERERISLGVKQLAEDPFNNYITLNKKGAIVTGKVTAVDAKGATVELADGVEGYLRASEASLDRIEDATLVLSVGDDVEAKFTGVDRKNRVVSLSVRAKDQADEKEAINTVNTKQDEGSNFSSAMAEAFKAAKGE
- the ihfB gene encoding integration host factor subunit beta, producing the protein MTKSELIERLAGQHTHIPAKVVEDAVKEMLEHMATTLAQGERIEIRGFGSFSLHYRAPRTGRNPKTGDKVDLEGKYVPHFKPGKELRDRANIYG